Genomic DNA from Parasteatoda tepidariorum isolate YZ-2023 chromosome 3, CAS_Ptep_4.0, whole genome shotgun sequence:
TTCCGAATTTTGATCCTCATAAAAAACCTTAATACCGTTATCCCCTGATGCAGTGGCAATGTAATTAGTTAATGGACACCATGATATATCATAAATAGGTCTCTCATAATATCCAGATATTGTACACACACATTTCCATGCAGAATCAGAGCCGATAGTTTCAATTCCTGCAGAATTACCAGGAGGATActctttccaaattttaatagttttatcatCACTACAAGTCGCTAATGCATTACCAACACTGTTAAAACATGCAGACCAAACAGTCGATGAATGAGAAGTTAAAGTATTGATCACAGACCAATCATCACTatcttctttataaaatttaatagtgtCATCATAACTAGTTGAGACAAGTAGATCTTTAAGAGGATGCCATAGGACCTTTTTTACATCTTGAGTATGACTATTGATAACGCTAGCACATTCATATTCATTATCATCTTCGACTTCCCAAATCCACACTGATTTATCGCGACTGCAAGTACCTAAATATTGACCAGAATTAGACCAAGCCACGCTTTTAACTTCGTTCTCATGCCCTTCAAGAGTTGCGATGCATTCGAATTCTCCATTACGACGTTCCCAAATGCATGTTGTAGCATCGAAACTAGCAGATGCGAGATATTTCCCACAAGGTGACCATGCAACACTACGGATGGTTCTTTCATGTCCATCTTTTAAGATTGCAATAGACTTCCAAGATTCCTGTTCTTTACTccatattctaatagttttatCACCGCTGCAACTTGCTAAAACTTGACCGGTAGGGTCCCAAGCAACACACCAAACTCTATCTTCATGGCCAATCAGTTCAGCAACTAATAATAAAGacattgttttaaagtaatcctaaatatttgacaaatatttcaaagtttgcAAGGACTTCGCTATTTTTCCTTGCCACATGGAGTACATGTACAACCAATGTTTACCACCACTTTGTGTTGTTTACAAATTATGAGATGAAAGTAAAAGTCATTGATCCTAGATCCTAGCAAGCCTCTCTTTTACCTCTGATATAACAGAAACGGACCATTTTTACTGCTCAAGATTCGCCCATGTTATTCCACACCATGCGGTATTCTCATACGATTGGAATATGCAACTGCATTTCAATGCAATTCGTGCATGTCCATACGCAAGTGATTTGTTGATATGTTATTTCTAAGAAAGCATTCAAACAGCATGAAATCACTCTAAACGCTGGTGCAAATGTTCAGAAACTAAATGCAAGTCGCATAAATCATGCGTGCGCAACATCGTATTGATGCAAGATCGCATTTGCGTGTGACATCTAGTGAGTATGGCAATCAAACATTTGCATGCGCGTAGACAGGGCCACTCACACAGCATAAAATTGAGTTGCATAGGTGTTGGTCAAACTCGTGTATGAGTTTTTAGATACTATTACGAGTATTCGCGATCACAACGAATACGCCCTTTAGCGGGGAGGATATTTTCCTGctcttatttattaagttttcatttagttttactAGAATCATTAGTGGagcgtcccgcagtggactgatcgttaagacacggttcccagcagatcaccgaaatcaagcatcactggctgcggtcagtgtgcgagtGGGTAACCAtatggatcagtctgcgtagggaccgagggtgtgcggtattggtcctcgttaaactgttctaccgtaaagtgctcgacttcgcgtgcaggtcggcGAGCTACCAgggcgggggtgccatccc
This window encodes:
- the LOC107442194 gene encoding probable cytosolic iron-sulfur protein assembly protein CIAO1 homolog; this encodes MSLLLVAELIGHEDRVWCVAWDPTGQVLASCSGDKTIRIWSKEQESWKSIAILKDGHERTIRSVAWSPCGKYLASASFDATTCIWERRNGEFECIATLEGHENEVKSVAWSNSGQYLGTCSRDKSVWIWEVEDDNEYECASVINSHTQDVKKVLWHPLKDLLVSTSYDDTIKFYKEDSDDWSVINTLTSHSSTVWSACFNSVGNALATCSDDKTIKIWKEYPPGNSAGIETIGSDSAWKCVCTISGYYERPIYDISWCPLTNYIATASGDNGIKVFYEDQNSETDSPSFNLLASVSDAHESDVNSVVFNPKISGLLASGSDDYTIKLWEVKP